In a genomic window of Mycolicibacter heraklionensis:
- a CDS encoding alanine and proline-rich secreted protein Apa yields the protein MKQVDLTSRGIRAMAATAVAGALAFAVAAPVYADPVPPPPPAPPASADAPPPDANAPAPAGEPVAPEVGRVDDVAGGFSFVLPAGWVQSDTSHLEYGSSLLSKKTGEPMLPGQPAPVANDTRIVLGKLDQRLYASAETDNAKAATRLGSDMGEFFMPYPGTRANQVNAPLNGGGLTGSASYYEVKFTDPAKPVGQIWSGVIGVPPASGTGPQTERWFVVWLGTANNPVDTGAAIALAESIRPLGPPPAEAAPAPAPGIPGIPAPAPAPAPAPAPAPAPAPAPAA from the coding sequence ATGAAGCAGGTGGACCTGACCTCAAGGGGCATTCGAGCGATGGCCGCGACCGCGGTCGCCGGCGCGTTGGCATTCGCCGTTGCGGCGCCGGTGTACGCGGACCCGGTGCCACCACCGCCGCCCGCGCCGCCGGCCAGCGCCGACGCTCCGCCGCCCGACGCGAACGCCCCGGCTCCGGCCGGCGAGCCCGTCGCACCCGAGGTGGGCCGTGTCGATGACGTCGCCGGCGGGTTCAGCTTCGTGCTGCCGGCCGGCTGGGTGCAGTCCGACACCAGTCACCTCGAATACGGTTCGTCACTGTTGAGCAAGAAGACCGGTGAGCCGATGCTGCCGGGACAACCGGCACCGGTGGCCAACGACACCAGGATCGTGCTCGGCAAGCTCGACCAGCGGCTCTACGCCAGCGCCGAGACCGACAACGCCAAGGCCGCCACGCGCCTCGGATCCGACATGGGCGAATTCTTCATGCCCTACCCCGGAACCCGTGCCAACCAGGTGAACGCTCCCCTCAACGGGGGCGGCCTGACCGGTAGCGCGTCGTACTACGAGGTCAAGTTCACCGACCCGGCCAAGCCGGTCGGCCAGATCTGGAGCGGCGTGATCGGCGTGCCGCCGGCCAGCGGGACTGGTCCGCAGACCGAGCGTTGGTTCGTGGTGTGGCTGGGCACCGCCAACAACCCGGTGGACACCGGCGCGGCCATCGCGCTCGCCGAATCCATCAGGCCGTTGGGGCCACCCCCCGCTGAAGCGGCACCCGCGCCGGCACCGGGCATTCCGGGAATCCCGGCGCCCGCCCCGGCGCCGGCACCTGCACCGGCGCCCGCCCCTGCTCCGGCCCCGGCACCCGCCGCGTAA
- a CDS encoding GlsB/YeaQ/YmgE family stress response membrane protein: MAGSYLAAALSTPTSVSWLAYILIGGIAGWLANRIMKRGGSGILLNIVIGVIGGFIGGMLLGWFGVDVEHGRRWFTFFVSLGGAIVLLWVVGLIRRR, encoded by the coding sequence ATGGCCGGAAGCTATCTCGCCGCTGCACTGTCCACCCCGACGTCGGTCAGCTGGCTGGCGTACATACTGATCGGCGGCATCGCCGGCTGGTTGGCGAACCGCATCATGAAGCGCGGCGGCTCGGGCATCCTGCTCAACATCGTGATCGGTGTGATCGGCGGGTTCATTGGCGGCATGCTGCTCGGCTGGTTCGGTGTCGACGTCGAGCACGGCCGCAGATGGTTCACCTTCTTCGTCTCCCTGGGCGGGGCTATCGTCCTGCTGTGGGTCGTCGGCCTGATTCGCCGAAGGTAG
- a CDS encoding zinc-binding alcohol dehydrogenase family protein encodes MASQVAGVSMSGWRVQRPGPIASRPLERVSTAVPRPQPSELLLAVHACGVCRTDLHVAEGDLPVHRPGVIPGHEVVGEVVEVGADAGDDFAVGDRVGIAWLRHTCGSCRYCRRGDENLCPQSRYTGWDDDGGYAEFATVPAAFAHHLPSGYSDTELAPLLCAGIIGYRSLQRAELPPGGRLGIYGFGGSAHITAQVALARGAEVHVMTRGERARELALELGVASAQGAADPPPVPLDSAILFAPVGELVLPACQALDAGGTLAIAGIHLSDIPPLNYQRHLFRERQIRSVTSNTRADARAFLDFAAAHHIDVTTPVYSLGDADRALADLGAGRIAGAAVLLV; translated from the coding sequence ATGGCGTCGCAGGTGGCCGGTGTGTCGATGTCGGGATGGCGCGTCCAACGGCCCGGCCCGATAGCCAGCCGACCACTTGAGCGGGTCAGCACCGCGGTGCCGCGACCCCAGCCGTCGGAACTGCTGCTGGCCGTGCATGCCTGCGGCGTGTGCCGTACCGACCTGCACGTCGCCGAAGGTGACCTTCCGGTGCACCGGCCCGGTGTGATCCCCGGCCACGAGGTGGTCGGTGAAGTGGTCGAGGTCGGCGCCGACGCCGGTGACGACTTCGCGGTGGGCGACCGGGTCGGAATCGCCTGGTTACGGCACACCTGCGGCTCGTGCCGTTACTGCCGACGAGGTGACGAGAACCTGTGCCCGCAGTCGCGCTACACCGGCTGGGATGACGACGGCGGCTATGCCGAATTCGCCACGGTCCCGGCGGCTTTCGCCCACCACCTGCCCAGTGGCTACAGCGACACCGAATTGGCGCCCCTGCTGTGCGCGGGCATCATCGGCTACCGCTCGTTGCAGCGCGCGGAGCTGCCGCCGGGTGGGCGGCTGGGGATCTACGGCTTCGGGGGCAGCGCGCACATCACCGCGCAGGTCGCGCTCGCCCGCGGTGCCGAGGTACACGTGATGACCCGCGGCGAACGGGCACGGGAACTGGCGCTGGAGCTGGGCGTCGCCTCGGCCCAGGGCGCCGCCGATCCGCCACCGGTGCCGCTGGACTCCGCGATCCTGTTCGCTCCGGTCGGCGAGCTGGTGTTGCCCGCTTGTCAGGCACTGGACGCCGGCGGCACACTGGCGATTGCCGGCATCCATCTCAGCGACATCCCACCGCTGAACTACCAGCGTCACCTGTTCCGTGAGCGCCAGATCCGGTCGGTCACGTCCAACACGCGCGCCGATGCCCGCGCCTTTCTCGACTTCGCCGCGGCGCACCACATCGACGTGACCACGCCGGTGTACTCGCTGGGTGACGCCGACCGGGCCTTGGCGGATCTGGGTGCGGGCCGTATTGCAGGTGCAGCCGTGCTGCTGGTGTGA
- a CDS encoding CPBP family intramembrane glutamic endopeptidase has protein sequence MSGHEFAVPWGRHPLVSQLSALNHFRAFVDVAVVVVVLALANLIAHFTTPWAAVATVPATAIGLIALVRYNGLSWSELGLGRAHWKAGFGYALAAVLVVVSVIAIGVLLPATRPMFLNNHYATVSGALVASMVVIPLQTVIPEELAFRGALHGALHRAWGFRGVAAAGSLLFGLWHVATSLGLTSSNVGFTRVFGGGFFGMLAGVTLAVLATGAAGFVFSWLRRRSGSLIAPIALHWSLNGVGALAAALVWQVSA, from the coding sequence ATGTCTGGTCACGAGTTCGCGGTGCCCTGGGGGCGGCACCCGTTGGTGTCGCAACTCTCGGCGCTGAACCACTTCCGCGCCTTCGTCGACGTCGCCGTCGTCGTGGTGGTGCTGGCGCTCGCCAACTTGATCGCACACTTCACCACCCCGTGGGCCGCGGTCGCCACCGTCCCGGCCACCGCTATCGGCTTGATCGCCCTGGTCCGCTATAACGGGCTGAGCTGGAGCGAGCTCGGCCTCGGCCGCGCGCACTGGAAAGCCGGGTTCGGCTACGCGCTGGCCGCGGTGTTGGTCGTGGTGTCGGTCATCGCGATCGGCGTGCTGTTGCCCGCGACGCGGCCGATGTTCTTGAACAACCACTACGCCACGGTGTCCGGTGCGCTGGTGGCATCGATGGTCGTCATCCCGCTGCAGACGGTCATCCCCGAGGAGTTGGCGTTCCGCGGGGCGCTGCACGGCGCGCTGCACCGGGCCTGGGGGTTTCGGGGGGTGGCCGCGGCTGGCTCCCTGCTGTTCGGACTGTGGCATGTCGCCACGTCCCTCGGTCTGACCAGCAGCAATGTCGGTTTCACCCGAGTATTCGGGGGCGGGTTCTTCGGCATGCTGGCCGGTGTGACGCTCGCGGTGCTGGCCACCGGAGCGGCGGGCTTCGTGTTCAGCTGGTTGCGGCGACGCAGCGGCAGCCTGATCGCGCCCATCGCGCTGCACTGGTCACTCAACGGCGTCGGCGCGCTGGCCGCCGCGCTGGTGTGGCAGGTGTCTGCCTGA
- a CDS encoding MmpS family transport accessory protein — translation MTAHPSPVRMPRKAMSLLLGALVASATVAGAGSAGATPDLTKVPVRYDLTGTGVASYITYQGQNGQAHATNAPLPWSIQLTGSMTNAASPASYSLSAQSAGPGALTCTVTVNGKVVSQNTATGDPARVLCETHGPR, via the coding sequence ATGACTGCTCACCCCTCACCGGTCCGGATGCCCCGCAAGGCGATGTCGTTGCTGCTCGGCGCCCTTGTCGCGTCGGCCACCGTCGCCGGTGCCGGGTCGGCTGGCGCTACGCCGGACCTCACCAAAGTGCCGGTCCGCTACGACCTCACCGGCACCGGGGTCGCCAGTTACATCACCTACCAAGGCCAGAACGGTCAGGCGCACGCCACCAACGCCCCGCTGCCGTGGTCCATTCAGCTGACCGGTTCGATGACGAACGCGGCGAGCCCGGCGTCCTACTCACTGAGCGCTCAGAGCGCGGGTCCCGGCGCCTTGACCTGCACGGTCACCGTCAACGGCAAGGTGGTCAGCCAGAACACCGCCACCGGCGACCCGGCGCGGGTGCTGTGCGAGACCCACGGCCCCAGGTAA
- a CDS encoding phosphoketolase family protein, which produces MSAANATPSTPTLSDDELARLDAYWRAANYLSVGQIYLLDNPLLAEPLRAEHVKPRLLGHWGTTPGLNLLYLHLNRIIRERDADVIFVTGPGHGGPALVANAYLEGTYSEVYTGIGENADGLRKLFRQFSFPGGIPSHVAAETPGSIHEGGELGYALVHAFGAAFDNPELVVACVIGDGEAETGPLAASWHSNKFLNPAVDGAVLPILHLNGYKIANPTVLARIPQTELESLLRGYGYRPITVAGDDPAVVHQLLAAALDDAFDDIAAIRRAARTDGSTMRPVWPMIVLRTPKGWTGPSVVDGVQVEGTWRAHQVPLAQTRTDPEHRRQLEEWLRSYRPAELFDSCGRLRPELSALAPSGERRMSANPHANGGLLLRDLDLPDFRDYAVPVTRPGTEMHEATRVLGTFLRDVIDRNRDRFRVMGPDETASNRLSAVFEKTDRVWLSQTVPGDDHLAPDGRVLEVLSEHLCQGWLEGYLLTGRHGLFNCYEAFVHIVDSMFNQHAKWLAVSRELPWRRPIASLNYLLTSHVWRQDHNGASHQDPGFIDLVANKRPEVVRVYLPPDGNTLLSVADHCLRSRNYVNVIVAGKQPALAYLDMPAAVAHCTRGLGIWDWAGTTSGEPDVVLACAGDIPTLETLAAADILRDELPDLGVRVVNVVDIMRLQPATEHPHGLPDNEFDALFTRDKPVIFAYHGYPWLIHRLTYSRANHDQMHVRGYRERGTTTTPFDMVMLNDLDRFHLVMDVIDRVPRLGGRHAVLRQRMVDARLAARLYTREHGEDDPRITNWTWRSGADRNGGEIR; this is translated from the coding sequence GTGAGTGCAGCCAACGCGACTCCGTCAACGCCCACACTCTCCGACGATGAACTGGCCCGCCTCGATGCCTACTGGCGGGCCGCCAATTACCTCTCCGTAGGTCAGATCTATCTGCTGGACAACCCGCTGCTGGCCGAACCGTTACGGGCCGAGCACGTCAAACCACGACTGCTGGGGCACTGGGGCACCACGCCGGGACTGAACCTGCTCTACCTGCACCTGAACCGGATCATCCGCGAGCGCGATGCGGACGTCATCTTCGTCACCGGACCCGGCCACGGAGGCCCGGCACTGGTAGCCAACGCTTATCTCGAGGGCACCTACAGCGAGGTGTACACGGGCATCGGCGAGAACGCCGATGGGCTGCGGAAGTTGTTCCGGCAGTTCTCTTTTCCCGGCGGGATCCCCAGCCACGTGGCAGCCGAAACGCCGGGCTCCATCCATGAGGGCGGCGAGCTCGGTTACGCACTGGTGCACGCCTTCGGTGCGGCCTTCGACAACCCGGAACTCGTGGTCGCATGCGTCATCGGGGACGGCGAGGCCGAGACCGGACCACTGGCGGCAAGCTGGCACTCGAACAAGTTCCTCAACCCCGCCGTGGACGGCGCGGTCCTACCTATCCTGCATCTCAACGGCTACAAGATCGCCAATCCCACTGTGCTGGCACGTATTCCGCAGACGGAACTGGAGTCGCTGCTGCGCGGTTACGGTTACCGGCCGATCACCGTCGCCGGCGACGATCCCGCCGTCGTCCACCAGCTGCTCGCGGCCGCCCTCGATGACGCGTTCGACGACATCGCGGCGATCCGGCGAGCCGCACGGACCGACGGCTCGACGATGCGGCCGGTGTGGCCGATGATCGTGCTGCGCACCCCCAAGGGCTGGACCGGCCCGTCAGTGGTGGACGGCGTACAGGTGGAGGGGACCTGGCGCGCCCATCAAGTGCCGCTCGCGCAGACCCGCACCGACCCCGAGCACCGCCGTCAATTGGAAGAATGGTTACGCAGCTACCGCCCGGCGGAACTGTTCGACTCCTGCGGCCGGCTGCGCCCGGAACTGTCGGCGTTGGCTCCCAGCGGCGAGCGCCGAATGAGCGCCAACCCGCATGCCAACGGCGGACTGTTGCTCCGCGATCTGGACCTGCCTGATTTCCGCGACTATGCGGTGCCGGTGACCCGGCCCGGCACCGAAATGCACGAGGCCACTCGGGTACTCGGCACGTTCCTGCGCGATGTCATCGATCGCAACCGTGACCGGTTCCGGGTGATGGGTCCCGACGAGACCGCCTCCAACCGGCTCTCGGCGGTCTTCGAGAAGACCGACCGGGTCTGGTTGTCGCAGACCGTCCCCGGTGACGATCACCTGGCCCCCGACGGCCGGGTCCTCGAAGTGCTGTCCGAACACCTGTGCCAGGGCTGGCTGGAGGGCTATCTGCTGACCGGCCGGCACGGGCTGTTCAACTGCTACGAAGCATTCGTGCACATCGTCGACTCGATGTTCAACCAGCACGCCAAATGGCTGGCCGTCAGCCGCGAACTCCCGTGGCGACGGCCGATCGCCTCGCTGAACTATCTGCTGACCTCCCATGTCTGGCGTCAAGACCACAACGGGGCCTCGCACCAGGATCCGGGGTTCATCGATCTGGTGGCCAACAAGCGGCCGGAGGTAGTGCGGGTCTACCTGCCGCCGGATGGCAACACGCTGCTGTCGGTAGCCGATCATTGCCTGCGTAGCCGCAATTACGTCAACGTGATCGTTGCCGGAAAGCAGCCGGCTCTGGCCTATCTGGACATGCCCGCGGCGGTGGCGCACTGCACCCGTGGCCTGGGAATCTGGGACTGGGCCGGCACCACCAGCGGTGAGCCGGACGTGGTGCTCGCCTGCGCGGGGGATATTCCGACGCTGGAAACACTGGCCGCCGCCGACATTCTGCGCGACGAACTTCCCGACCTCGGCGTGCGCGTGGTGAACGTCGTGGACATCATGCGCCTGCAACCGGCCACCGAACATCCGCACGGGTTGCCGGACAACGAATTCGACGCGCTGTTCACCCGCGACAAGCCAGTGATCTTCGCCTATCACGGCTACCCCTGGCTGATCCACCGGCTCACCTACTCGCGGGCCAACCACGACCAGATGCATGTGCGCGGTTACCGCGAACGCGGCACCACGACGACGCCGTTCGACATGGTGATGCTCAACGACCTGGATCGGTTCCACCTGGTGATGGACGTGATCGACCGGGTGCCGCGACTGGGCGGTCGCCACGCGGTGCTGCGCCAACGGATGGTCGATGCCCGACTGGCCGCGCGGCTCTACACCCGCGAGCACGGGGAGGACGATCCCCGGATCACCAACTGGACCTGGCGATCGGGCGCAGACCGCAACGGGGGCGAGATAAGGTGA
- a CDS encoding CoA transferase — MHYPDCVLLKSVRVLDLADGDADAVTRLLADLGADVLKVEPPGGSPARGAAPLLGGVSISFALHNANKRSVTLDPTDERDRRRFDELAGTADIVVDSGLPGRAADFGTSCGELADRFAHLVTMSVTDFGASGPRSQWRATDAVLYALSGALSRSGPTTGTPVLPPDGIASATAAVQAAWAVLVAYYNRLRCGSGDYIDFSRFDAVVTVLDPIFGAHGQVAAAQRASTRWRGRPRNQDAYPIYACRDGYVRLCVMSPRQWRALWSWLGEPAEYADPKFGVIGERFAVWPQISALIRELFADQDMADLVTAGQSRGVPIAAVGDPAQVLAAEHFVAAEAATRTDLAPGLPAVIPTGYYVVDDHRAGFRTPAPAPGEADTGWLAEPLTEQPLRGAVGDRPFEGLRIVDLGVIVAGGEASRLFGDLGAEIIKVESAAYPDGLRQARPGSAMSESFAWTHRNNSGFGLDLRSPAGKDIFARLVGAADAVFANFKPGTLAALGFSYDVLRKINPRVVLAESSAFGERGPWSDRMGYGPLVRATTGVTALWTAPEDPGDTERHPFYDATTVFPDHVVARVAAIGALAALIGGRRTAAGSHVHVSQAETAVNQLDTSYVARAAGSSVQPDTAVDLVCPCGGDDEWCVISIRTDADMRAVAAAFGDDGLAAEPRFSAGADRVAHRAELAAELGRHTAVRTHFEVGELLQGSGVPAAPMCRPPDVADDPQLAHRAVFAAMTHPLIEHPLPAETGPAPFRNIPVAPQRPAPLPGQDTREICRSVLGLDDGETDRLIADGVLFAETRGLV; from the coding sequence ATTCATTACCCTGACTGCGTGCTGCTGAAATCGGTTCGTGTGCTCGATTTGGCCGACGGCGACGCCGACGCGGTCACCCGGTTGCTCGCCGACCTGGGAGCCGACGTGCTCAAGGTGGAACCCCCCGGGGGCAGCCCGGCGCGCGGCGCGGCCCCGCTGCTGGGTGGTGTGAGCATCTCGTTCGCGCTGCACAACGCGAACAAGCGCAGCGTCACCCTGGACCCCACCGACGAGCGGGACCGTCGCCGCTTCGATGAGTTGGCGGGCACCGCCGACATTGTGGTGGACAGCGGCCTGCCGGGACGCGCCGCCGACTTCGGGACCTCCTGTGGTGAGCTGGCCGACCGGTTCGCTCACCTGGTGACGATGTCGGTCACCGACTTCGGGGCCAGCGGACCGCGCTCGCAGTGGCGGGCCACCGACGCGGTGCTCTACGCACTCTCCGGCGCGCTGTCCCGGTCGGGCCCCACCACCGGGACCCCGGTTCTGCCGCCGGACGGGATCGCCTCGGCGACCGCGGCGGTTCAGGCCGCCTGGGCGGTGCTGGTCGCCTATTACAACCGGTTGCGCTGCGGAAGCGGGGATTACATCGACTTCTCCCGGTTCGACGCGGTGGTCACTGTGCTCGACCCGATATTCGGCGCGCACGGCCAGGTCGCGGCGGCCCAACGCGCGTCGACCCGGTGGCGCGGGCGGCCCCGCAACCAGGACGCCTACCCGATCTACGCGTGCCGCGACGGCTACGTCCGGCTCTGCGTGATGTCCCCGCGCCAGTGGCGCGCACTGTGGAGCTGGCTGGGGGAGCCGGCCGAATACGCCGACCCCAAGTTCGGTGTGATCGGCGAGCGGTTCGCCGTCTGGCCGCAGATCAGTGCCCTGATACGCGAACTGTTCGCCGACCAGGACATGGCGGATCTGGTCACCGCCGGGCAATCCCGCGGGGTGCCCATCGCCGCGGTCGGCGATCCGGCGCAGGTGCTGGCCGCGGAACACTTCGTGGCCGCGGAGGCCGCCACCCGCACCGACCTGGCCCCGGGGCTGCCCGCGGTGATCCCGACCGGCTACTACGTGGTCGATGACCATCGAGCCGGCTTTCGGACTCCGGCTCCGGCTCCCGGCGAGGCGGACACCGGATGGCTGGCCGAGCCGTTGACCGAGCAGCCGTTGCGCGGCGCGGTCGGCGACCGCCCCTTCGAGGGCCTGCGGATCGTCGACCTGGGCGTCATCGTCGCCGGCGGGGAGGCCAGCCGGCTGTTCGGCGATCTGGGCGCCGAGATCATCAAGGTGGAGAGTGCGGCCTACCCGGACGGGCTGCGGCAGGCCCGCCCCGGGTCGGCGATGAGCGAGTCGTTCGCCTGGACGCACCGCAACAACTCCGGATTCGGCCTGGATCTCCGCAGCCCGGCCGGCAAGGACATTTTCGCTCGCCTGGTCGGCGCGGCGGACGCGGTGTTCGCCAACTTCAAGCCGGGAACGCTTGCCGCCCTGGGATTTTCCTACGATGTGCTACGGAAGATCAACCCGCGGGTCGTCCTCGCCGAGAGCAGCGCCTTCGGTGAGAGGGGACCGTGGAGCGACCGGATGGGGTATGGCCCGCTGGTACGCGCCACTACCGGGGTCACCGCGCTGTGGACGGCCCCTGAGGATCCAGGAGACACCGAGCGCCATCCGTTCTACGACGCGACCACGGTCTTCCCCGACCATGTGGTTGCGCGGGTCGCCGCGATCGGGGCGCTGGCCGCGCTGATCGGGGGCCGGCGAACCGCTGCCGGCAGTCACGTTCACGTTTCGCAGGCCGAGACTGCCGTCAACCAACTCGACACCAGCTATGTCGCCCGAGCCGCGGGCTCTTCTGTCCAGCCGGACACCGCGGTGGATCTGGTCTGCCCGTGCGGCGGCGATGATGAGTGGTGCGTGATCTCGATCCGCACCGACGCCGATATGCGCGCTGTCGCTGCAGCTTTCGGCGATGACGGGCTGGCAGCCGAGCCACGTTTCAGCGCCGGCGCGGACCGCGTCGCCCACCGTGCGGAGCTGGCCGCAGAGCTGGGCCGCCACACCGCGGTCCGTACCCACTTCGAGGTGGGTGAACTGCTGCAGGGCAGCGGTGTGCCCGCCGCGCCGATGTGCCGGCCACCCGACGTCGCCGACGACCCCCAGCTGGCGCACCGTGCGGTGTTCGCGGCCATGACCCACCCGCTGATCGAGCACCCGCTGCCGGCCGAAACCGGCCCCGCCCCGTTCCGCAACATCCCGGTGGCGCCGCAGCGACCCGCGCCGCTGCCCGGCCAGGACACCCGGGAGATCTGCCGCTCGGTGCTCGGACTCGATGACGGTGAGACCGACCGGTTGATCGCCGACGGCGTGCTGTTCGCCGAAACCCGCGGATTAGTCTGA
- a CDS encoding acetyl-CoA acetyltransferase codes for MPVDPRTPVLIGYGQVNHRDDTDVIEPVDLMVVAARNAAHDRVLRAVDSIRVVNLLSARYRDPGALLGQRIGAQRFATRYSPVGGNVPQSLVNQACLDIRDGRAGVVLVAGGETWRTRTRLRRAGGKLVWTQQDDTVPMAECEGEDVPMVGPAEERIGLDRPAYVYPLFEQALRIAAGEKVEDHRRRIGELWSRFNAVAVDNPHAWIRQPVGAEEIWQPGPKNRMISWPYTKLMNSNNMVDQAAALVLTSVQTATELRIPTENWVFPQAGADAHDTYAIANRAELHRSPAIRIAGARALELAGAGISEIDYVDLYSCFPSAVQVAASELGLPIDDPGRPLTVTGGLTFAGGPWNNYVMHSIATLAELLVANPGRRGLITANGGYLTKHSFGVYGTQPPPDGFRWEDVQPEVDAQATRLSVVQWQGTGEVESWTTPFDRDGRPLQAFLAVRTPDGSRTLAVIRDPAAAESTVREDIAGVAVDVHEDGTATLR; via the coding sequence ATGCCTGTCGACCCCCGGACACCGGTACTGATCGGCTATGGCCAGGTCAACCACCGCGACGACACCGACGTGATAGAACCCGTCGATCTGATGGTGGTCGCGGCACGCAATGCCGCCCACGACCGGGTGCTGCGCGCCGTCGACTCGATTCGGGTGGTGAACCTGCTCTCGGCGCGCTACCGCGATCCGGGCGCGCTGCTCGGACAGCGGATCGGTGCGCAGCGCTTCGCCACCCGGTACAGCCCGGTGGGCGGCAACGTGCCGCAGTCCCTGGTGAATCAAGCCTGCCTGGATATCCGCGACGGCCGGGCCGGTGTGGTGCTGGTGGCCGGCGGCGAGACGTGGCGCACCCGGACCAGGCTGCGGCGTGCCGGCGGCAAACTGGTCTGGACGCAGCAGGACGACACGGTCCCGATGGCCGAGTGCGAGGGCGAAGATGTGCCGATGGTCGGCCCGGCCGAAGAGCGCATCGGATTGGACCGGCCCGCCTACGTCTACCCATTGTTCGAGCAGGCGTTGCGCATCGCCGCGGGGGAGAAGGTCGAAGACCATCGCCGGCGCATCGGTGAACTGTGGTCTCGGTTCAATGCGGTCGCCGTCGACAACCCGCACGCGTGGATCCGGCAACCCGTCGGCGCCGAGGAGATCTGGCAGCCGGGCCCGAAGAACCGGATGATCAGCTGGCCCTACACCAAGTTGATGAACTCCAACAACATGGTGGACCAGGCGGCCGCGCTGGTGCTGACCTCGGTTCAGACCGCCACCGAGCTGCGGATCCCAACCGAGAACTGGGTGTTCCCCCAGGCCGGTGCCGACGCCCATGACACCTACGCCATTGCCAACCGCGCCGAACTGCACCGATCGCCGGCGATCCGGATCGCGGGGGCCCGGGCCTTGGAGCTGGCCGGCGCCGGCATCAGCGAGATCGATTACGTCGACCTGTACTCGTGCTTCCCCTCTGCGGTGCAGGTTGCGGCCTCCGAACTCGGACTTCCCATCGATGACCCGGGCCGGCCGCTGACCGTGACCGGCGGGCTCACCTTCGCCGGTGGCCCGTGGAACAACTACGTGATGCATTCGATCGCCACCCTGGCCGAACTTCTGGTGGCCAATCCCGGGCGGCGCGGCCTGATCACCGCCAACGGCGGCTACCTGACCAAGCACAGTTTCGGCGTGTACGGAACCCAGCCGCCGCCGGACGGATTCCGTTGGGAGGACGTGCAACCCGAGGTGGATGCGCAGGCCACCCGGCTTTCGGTGGTGCAGTGGCAGGGAACCGGTGAGGTGGAGTCCTGGACCACACCGTTCGATCGCGACGGGCGCCCCCTGCAGGCATTCTTGGCGGTCCGCACGCCCGACGGGTCGCGGACCCTGGCGGTGATACGGGACCCGGCGGCCGCCGAATCGACGGTGCGCGAAGACATTGCGGGTGTCGCGGTCGACGTGCACGAAGACGGCACTGCGACGCTGCGTTAG